One genomic window of Punica granatum isolate Tunisia-2019 chromosome 1, ASM765513v2, whole genome shotgun sequence includes the following:
- the LOC116198850 gene encoding UDP-N-acetylmuramoyl-L-alanyl-D-glutamate--2,6-diaminopimelate ligase MurE homolog, chloroplastic codes for MSLLSLSLPNFRTGSFLSLRSQQHLSAKPHPLLSPPPLSLRPVTTAAAQSYPSPAEDDPPEAPEDSVHGVSKFQQIHRQAARARKLQEEDFKKHQSTFLSAIADVEDAPDSQGAAAQDDSGDDLFGEIDKAIALKRREFVKQGLLAPNTKKEKVLDAEELEPEEVVDLEEIQELQGLRVVSAGEGEEDDGSRTFDDEVSDSGKANRGSVSDPSFDLDFDIYGKARARIVEPKFKMTLAELLDESKVVPISVFGNLEVEITGIQHDSRLVSSGDLFVCCVGRKTDGHLFLSEADKRGAVAVVASKEIDIEETLGCKALVIVEDTSAVLASLAASFYRQPSRNMSVIGITGTNGKTTTAYLVKGMYEAMGLRTGMLSTVAYYVHGDNKLESPNTTPDAVLVQNLMAKMLHNGTEAVVMEASSHGLALGRCDEVDFDIAVFTNLTRDHLDFHGSEEEYKEAKAKLFSRMVDPERHRKIVNIDDPNAPFFIAQGNSDVPVVTFGMENKNADVYPLKFELSLFETQVLVHTPQGILEISSGLLGRHNIYNILAAVAVGIAVGAPLEDIVRGIEEVDAVPGRCELIDEEQAFGVIVDYAHTPDALSRLLDSVRELGARRIITVVGCAGESDRGKRPMMTKIATDKSDVTILTSDNPKSEDPLDILDDMLAGVGWTMQDYLKYGENDYYPPLPNGHRLFLHDIRRVAVRCAVAMGEEGDMVVVAGKGHETYQIEGDKNEFFDDREECREALQYVDELHQAGIDTSEFPWRLPESH; via the exons TGTCCCTCCGTCCCGTCACGACAGCAGCTGCCCAGTCCTACCCGAGCCCCGCGGAGGACGACCCGCCGGAGGCCCCGGAGGACTCCGTCCACGGGGTCTCCAAGTTCCAGCAGATCCACCGCCAGGCCGCCCGCGCCCGCAAGCTCCAGGAGGAGGACTTCAAGAAGCACCAGTCCACGTTCCTCTCCGCCATTGCCGACGTGGAGGACGCCCCCGATAGCCAAGGAGCTGCCGCTCAGGATGACTCCGGCGACGACCTGTTCGGGGAAATTGACAAAGCCATTGCCTTGAAGAGGAGGGAGTTCGTGAAGCAGGGGCTCTTGGCGCCCAAcaccaagaaagagaaagtgCTGGACGCGGAAG AATTGGAGCCGGAAGAGGTAGTCGACTTGGAGGAGATTCAAGAACTGCAGGGTCTAAGAGTCGTCTCTGCTGGTGAAGGCGAGGAGGACGATGGTTCAAGAACATTTGATGACGAGGTGAGTGATTCGGGCAAGGCCAACCGTGGGTCTGTCTCGGATCCTTCCTTCGATTTAGACTTTGACATTTATGGGAAAGCGCGGGCTAGAATAGTAGAACCCAAGTTTAAAATGACCCTGGCTGAGCTGCTAGACGAGAGCAAGGTTGTCCCCATCTCTGTTTTCGGCAATTTAGAGGTTGAGATCACGGGGATTCAGCACGACTCACGACTAGTCAGTTCGGGGGATCTATTTGTTTGCTGTGTAGGGAGGAAAACAGATGGGCACTTGTTCTTGAGTGAGGCTGATAAGAGAGGAGCTGTAGCCGTTGTGGCGAGTAAGGAGATTGACATAGAGGAGACTTTGGGTTGTAAGGCACTTGTGATCGTAGAAGACACAAGTGCCGTGTTAGCCTCCTTGGCCGCTTCCTTTTATAGGCAACCATCGAGGAATATGTCTGTAATTGGGATAACAGGGACTAATGGGAAAACTACAACTGCTTACTTGGTTAAAGGGATGTACGAAGCAATGGGACTGAGGACGGGGATGTTAAGCACGGTAGCTTATTATGTTCACGGGGATAATAAATTGGAGTCCCCGAACACAACCCCTGATGCTGTTCTGGTCCAGAATTTGATGGCCAAGATGCTTCATAATGGTACCGAAGCAGTGGTTATGGAGGCTTCTTCCCATGGACTGGCCCTGGGGAGGTGTGACGAGGTCGATTTTGATATTGCAGTCTTTACGAACTTGACACGGGACCACTTGGACTTTCACGGATCTGAGGAGGAGTACAAGGAGGCCAAGGCCAAATTGTTCTCAAGGATGGTGGACCCTGAGCGGCACCGGAAGATTGTGAACATAGATGACCCAAATGCTCCTTTCTTCATTGCGCAGGGGAACTCAGACGTGCCTGTTGTCACCTTTGGGATGGAGAATAAGAATGCTGATGTTTATCCTTTGAAGTTTGAACTCTCCCTGTTCGAGACTCAGGTTTTGGTTCACACGCCCCAGGGTATCTTGGAGATCTCATCAGGGTTGCTCGGCAGGCATAACATATATAACATTCTTGCAGCTGTTGCTGTTGGGATTGCAGTTGGGGCCCCCTTAGAGGACATTGTACGAGGTATTGAGGAAGTGGATGCTGTTCCTGGGAGGTGTGAGTTGATAGATGAGGAACAGGCTTTCGGAGTAATTGTAGATTATGCTCACACTCCTGATGCCCTGTCTAGACTCCTAGATTCTGTGAGAGAACTTGGCGCGAGGAGGATTATCACTG TTGTGGGTTGTGCTGGTGAGAGCGACAGAGGGAAAAGACCTATGATGACGAAGATTGCAACTGATAAGAGCGATGTGACGATTTTGACATCTGACAACCCGAAGAGTGAAGATCCAT TGGACATTCTCGACGACATGCTTGCTGGAGTAGGATGGACGATGCAGGATTACTTGAAATATGGAGAGAACGATTACTACCCTCCACTTCCAAATGGTCATAGGCTCTTTCTGCATGACATCAGGCGAGTAGCTGTCCGTTGTGCTGTTGCTATGGGTGAGGAAGGCGATATGGTC GTGGTTGCTGGGAAAGGCCATGAAACTTATCAGATTGAGGGTGACAAAAATGAGTTTTTTGATGATAGAGAAGAATGTCGAGAAGCTCTGCAGTATGTGGATGAGCTGCATCAAGCTGGAATAGACACGAGCGAATTTCCATGGAG GCTACCTGAGAGTCATTAA
- the LOC116198861 gene encoding BTB/POZ domain-containing protein At5g41330, with protein MPSLASSVPAPAMSGGSTRFQRSKTESNIVTIDVGGQMFQTTKQTLALAGPDSLLSELAGSDPSQLAHRFIDRDPELFSVLLSLLRTGNLPSKAKSFDLRDLISESEFYGVESFLVNSLSNPSQFDAFNLEKSRILELNGRDLPSTIAAAPSGSLHVVHGSKITSFDWSLRKKSTILTQFPAIDSLLEISPRIVAAGATDFPGLQILELQKGAVRASLNWENATKSASTVQAIGSSGDHLFTSFESSRRNSNCIMVYDQQSLRPVTEIAHFEIYGAEIESAVPATKLRWVPGVNLLMASGSHRGPLGMTGNIRLWDVRSGSAVWEVKERADCFSDVTFSDRLSAIFKVGVDSGEVSYMDLRSLGTESSWVCLGEGKRSASGKKEGLGCRIEGHGSQVFCSRGGDIELWSEVAVMGSSSDRSENGLQGRVFRKNLVGRAKDMGGAKITSLAFGNKMFVTRKDLQFVEVWESTVSR; from the coding sequence ATGCCGTCTCTCGCAAGCTCTGTTCCTGCTCCAGCCATGTCGGGTGGTTCAACTAGGTTTCAGCGGTCGAAGACGGAGTCAAACATCGTCACTATCGACGTCGGCGGCCAGATGTTCCAGACGACCAAGCAAACCTTGGCCCTCGCCGGCCCCGATTCCCTCCTCTCCGAGCTCGCCGGCTCAGACCCATCTCAGCTCGCCCACCGTTTCATCGACCGGGACCCCGAGCTGTTCTCCGtcctcctctccctcctcaGGACCGGCAACTTGCCCTCCAAAGCCAAGAGCTTTGACCTCCGGGACCTGATCTCCGAGTCCGAGTTCTATGGGGTCGAGTCCTTCCTGGTCAATTCCCTCTCCAATCCCTCCCAGTTCGATGCCTTCAACCTCGAGAAGTCGCGGATTTTGGAGCTGAACGGCCGGGATCTTCCCTCCACGATCGCTGCCGCTCCATCCGGGTCCCTTCACGTTGTGCACGGCAGCAAAATCACCTCTTTCGATTGGTCATTGAGGAAGAAGTCGACTATCTTGACCCAATTCCCGGCCATCGATTCACTGCTGGAGATCTCCCCGAGAATAGTCGCTGCTGGTGCGACCGATTTTCCGGGGCTGCAGATTCTCGAGCTCCAGAAGGGGGCTGTGAGAGCTTCCCTGAACTGGGAAAACGCGACGAAGTCCGCCTCAACGGTTCAGGCGATTGGCTCGTCTGGTGATCACTTGTTCACTAGCTTCGAGTCGAGTAGGCGAAACTCGAATTGCATAATGGTATATGATCAGCAGAGCTTGAGGCCAGTTACTGAGATTGCCCACTTTGAGATTTACGGTGCCGAGATCGAGTCAGCTGTCCCAGCCACGAAGCTGAGGTGGGTTCCGGGTGTGAACCTGTTAATGGCTTCCGGGTCTCACCGTGGGCCCTTGGGGATGACGGGCAACATCAGACTGTGGGATGTAAGGTCAGGGAGTGCAGTTTGGGAGGTGAAAGAGAGAGCCGATTGCTTCTCGGACGTGACCTTCTCGGACCGCCTCTCTGCGATCTTCAAGGTGGGCGTGGACTCAGGTGAAGTCTCATACATGGACTTGAGGAGCCTGGGGACTGAGAGCTCATGGGTATGTCTTGGGGAAGGGAAGAGATCAGCGAGCGGGAAGAAGGAAGGCTTGGGGTGTAGAATCGAGGGCCACGGGAGTCAAGTCTTTTGCAGTAGAGGAGGGGACATAGAGCTGTGGTCGGAGGTGGCCGTGATGGGGTCTTCTTCGGATAGGAGCGAAAACGGGTTGCAGGGCAGAGTGTTTAGGAAGAACTTGGTGGGAAGAGCGAAGGACATGGGAGGTGCTAAGATTACAAGCTTAGCTTTCGGGAACAAGATGTTTGTTACCCGGAAAGACTTGCAGTTCGTCGAGGTCTGGGAGAGTACTGTTAGTAGATAA